One Bacillus amyloliquefaciens DSM 7 = ATCC 23350 DNA window includes the following coding sequences:
- a CDS encoding EcsC family protein, whose product MTEERADLERQLKDIQKWEKAQQRVMFWKTLTRLPFQLLDKLTPQFIQRKIGRILDETGTFIQSGGQYLTSEKRIIKKFQKRLPHGTCQTLHDIRNAPLAVMDEIAEAIARTSVKTATVQGAATGVGGVFTLAADIPAMLGLSLKTLQDIAIAYGFDPKDKKERVFIIKLLQLASSDVIGKKAILRDLQQYDQNDQTYQRIASQIQGWREVVYSYRDTFAAKKLLQMVPAAGIVFGASANRSALESIAETGIMLYKKRRILKRLKDIE is encoded by the coding sequence GTGACAGAAGAACGGGCAGACCTGGAAAGACAATTGAAAGACATTCAAAAATGGGAAAAGGCGCAGCAGAGGGTGATGTTCTGGAAAACGCTCACCCGCCTGCCGTTTCAGCTTTTGGACAAGCTGACACCTCAATTTATTCAGAGGAAAATCGGACGCATTCTCGATGAAACGGGAACGTTTATTCAGTCAGGCGGACAGTATCTCACATCAGAAAAGCGCATTATCAAAAAGTTTCAGAAACGGCTGCCGCACGGCACATGTCAAACGCTTCACGATATCCGGAATGCGCCGCTTGCTGTCATGGATGAAATCGCAGAAGCCATAGCGCGCACAAGCGTAAAGACCGCCACGGTGCAGGGAGCCGCAACGGGAGTCGGCGGCGTGTTTACGCTTGCGGCAGATATTCCGGCGATGCTCGGTCTGTCCTTAAAGACGCTGCAGGACATCGCGATTGCCTACGGCTTTGATCCGAAAGACAAAAAAGAACGAGTGTTTATCATCAAATTGCTCCAGCTGGCATCCAGTGACGTCATCGGAAAAAAAGCAATCCTGCGGGATTTACAGCAATATGATCAAAACGACCAAACCTATCAGCGCATTGCCTCGCAAATTCAAGGCTGGCGGGAAGTCGTTTACAGCTACCGCGACACGTTCGCCGCGAAAAAACTGCTGCAAATGGTTCCGGCCGCAGGCATCGTCTTCGGCGCCTCCGCCAACCGTTCAGCTTTAGAAAGTATTGCGGAAACAGGCATCATGCTTTATAAAAAGCGCCGGATTCTAAAACGCCTGAAAGATATAGAATGA
- a CDS encoding DMT family transporter: MYWIYLSLAIIFEVMGTVSMKLSNGFTKLVPSILLLLFYIGSLCFLTLTLKYISVWIAYAVWSGMGIVLISLIGIFFFHEQFSVIKAVAVLLIIIGVVSLNFISESETSSNRISVHTDRNR; encoded by the coding sequence ATATATTGGATTTATTTGAGTTTAGCGATCATTTTTGAAGTAATGGGTACGGTCAGCATGAAATTATCAAATGGATTTACAAAACTTGTCCCAAGTATTTTATTGTTATTGTTTTATATCGGCAGCCTTTGTTTTCTTACTTTGACTTTGAAATATATAAGTGTCTGGATCGCGTATGCGGTTTGGTCGGGAATGGGGATCGTACTGATTTCCTTGATCGGAATTTTTTTCTTTCATGAACAGTTCTCTGTCATAAAAGCTGTCGCTGTTCTTCTCATCATCATCGGTGTCGTTTCCTTAAACTTTATTTCTGAAAGTGAAACGTCATCAAACCGCATCAGCGTTCATACGGACAGAAACAGATGA
- a CDS encoding YdbC family protein — translation MLIKKIVCETDVANAEVFAQAQSRWGALSRVNGFVKQAGGWRKNADGLFIAEIISVWENRQAYDHFMENEHDRIYEENEQKAAILSIEVMLYEEDEPFIHGLLHHPDIRYEPDWTVVRT, via the coding sequence ATGCTGATCAAAAAGATTGTATGTGAAACAGACGTTGCAAACGCTGAAGTATTTGCGCAAGCACAGTCACGGTGGGGAGCATTATCACGTGTAAATGGCTTCGTCAAACAGGCCGGCGGCTGGCGGAAAAACGCAGACGGTCTGTTCATCGCAGAGATCATCAGTGTTTGGGAGAACAGACAGGCCTATGATCATTTTATGGAGAACGAACATGACCGCATATACGAAGAAAACGAGCAGAAGGCTGCGATTCTTTCAATAGAAGTGATGCTGTACGAAGAGGATGAACCTTTCATTCACGGGCTGTTACATCATCCGGACATCCGATACGAACCTGATTGGACAGTTGTGCGCACATAA
- a CDS encoding manganese catalase family protein, producing the protein MFTHTKKLQHPAKPDRPDPLFAKKMQEILGGQYGEISVAMQYLFQGWNTRGNEKYKDLLMDTATEEIGHVEMIATMIARLLEDAPLAEQEKAADDPVIGSILGGMNPHHAIVSGLGAMPESSTGVPWSAGYIVASGNLLADFRANLNAESQGRLQVARLYEMTDDKGVKDMLSFLLARDTMHQNQWLAAIKELEAQEGPIVPSTFPKALEKQSFSHKLIHFSDGGESAEQNWLQEKAPDGEPFEYEKEPKAHGEIAKLDPVPPYVHNTLPGRK; encoded by the coding sequence ATGTTTACACATACGAAAAAACTGCAGCATCCGGCCAAACCGGATCGTCCTGACCCGCTGTTCGCAAAAAAGATGCAGGAAATCTTAGGCGGGCAATACGGGGAAATATCCGTCGCCATGCAATATTTGTTTCAGGGCTGGAATACACGCGGCAATGAAAAATATAAAGATCTCCTGATGGACACCGCGACGGAAGAAATCGGCCATGTTGAAATGATCGCGACGATGATTGCGAGACTGTTAGAAGATGCTCCGCTGGCAGAGCAGGAAAAAGCGGCTGATGATCCGGTCATCGGGTCCATTTTAGGCGGCATGAACCCGCACCATGCCATTGTCTCAGGGCTCGGCGCAATGCCGGAGAGCAGCACGGGCGTTCCGTGGAGCGCAGGCTATATCGTCGCAAGCGGAAACCTCTTGGCAGACTTCCGCGCCAATCTGAACGCCGAATCACAAGGAAGGCTTCAAGTCGCACGCCTGTATGAAATGACCGATGATAAAGGTGTGAAAGATATGCTCAGCTTCCTGCTGGCGCGTGACACGATGCACCAAAACCAATGGCTTGCGGCTATTAAAGAATTAGAGGCACAGGAAGGCCCGATCGTTCCTTCCACATTCCCGAAGGCGCTGGAAAAACAGTCATTCTCCCATAAGCTTATTCATTTCTCAGACGGCGGAGAAAGCGCTGAACAGAATTGGCTGCAGGAAAAAGCGCCGGACGGCGAACCGTTCGAATACGAAAAAGAACCGAAAGCGCACGGCGAAATAGCTAAGCTGGATCCTGTCCCGCCTTATGTCCACAACACGCTTCCCGGACGAAAATAA
- a CDS encoding antifungal polypeptide → MVRRLSVFSLAMIFAVSLFAFGGSASAATFTPKAEPDVSILASGGTVGIYGANMRSCSKVSCSTITTFSSGKTITGTWVTGEYVQGHYTNSDKWLKVTYAGATGFVSVTTLSYYYGL, encoded by the coding sequence TTGGTACGTCGTTTGTCGGTCTTTTCTTTAGCTATGATTTTTGCTGTTTCTTTATTCGCTTTTGGCGGTTCTGCCTCAGCTGCAACTTTTACACCTAAAGCTGAACCGGACGTTTCCATTTTAGCAAGCGGGGGAACAGTCGGTATTTACGGTGCTAACATGCGCTCATGCTCAAAGGTCAGCTGTTCAACGATTACAACATTCTCAAGCGGTAAAACAATTACAGGTACTTGGGTAACCGGAGAATATGTACAAGGTCACTACACCAACTCTGATAAATGGCTGAAAGTCACGTATGCAGGAGCGACAGGCTTTGTTTCAGTCACCACTCTGTCTTATTATTACGGTTTATAA
- a CDS encoding cupin domain-containing protein, whose amino-acid sequence MSEMQNLLAIANKVKEKHDNFSIAEINDHCVRLAVFTGEYDWHHHPDSDEWFIVLEGELLIDFKDKETAVLKANDSLLIPKGTIHRTRSYVRTVNLCVEHTHAKTVITEGLPC is encoded by the coding sequence GTGTCTGAAATGCAAAATTTACTCGCCATCGCCAATAAAGTCAAAGAAAAACACGACAATTTTTCAATCGCGGAGATCAATGACCACTGTGTGCGCCTCGCAGTGTTTACGGGAGAATATGACTGGCACCATCACCCTGACTCAGATGAATGGTTCATTGTTCTTGAAGGTGAGCTTCTGATCGATTTTAAGGACAAAGAAACTGCAGTGCTCAAAGCAAATGACAGCCTGCTCATCCCGAAAGGCACTATTCACCGTACACGCTCATACGTCAGAACCGTGAATCTTTGTGTCGAGCATACGCATGCGAAAACAGTCATCACAGAGGGACTGCCATGCTGA
- a CDS encoding DUF5360 family protein, translating to MMKGLKVLFLITDIGFIVYWIVTFFEWIPKNMVFKDYDNAMIMAWNWSFFPLDIFISITGLYSLFLYKRKHALWRPFALISLVLTFCSGLQAIAFWVFIGDFDLMWWAFNLYLLLYPLYFIRKLLVSRKNSCHSF from the coding sequence ATGATGAAAGGGTTAAAGGTTCTCTTCCTCATTACAGATATTGGATTTATCGTTTATTGGATTGTTACTTTTTTTGAGTGGATTCCAAAAAACATGGTGTTTAAAGACTATGATAACGCCATGATCATGGCCTGGAACTGGTCATTCTTTCCCTTAGATATTTTCATTTCGATAACCGGGCTGTACAGCTTGTTTCTTTATAAACGGAAACATGCGTTATGGCGCCCTTTCGCATTAATATCACTTGTGCTGACCTTTTGTTCAGGCCTGCAAGCGATTGCCTTTTGGGTATTTATCGGTGATTTTGATCTGATGTGGTGGGCATTCAATCTGTATTTGCTTCTTTATCCTTTATATTTTATTCGGAAATTGCTGGTCTCTCGTAAAAATAGCTGTCATTCTTTTTGA